CCGGTCTGATCCTGCGCACCGAGAAGTCCGTCCTCTTCGTCATCCCCTGGGGCCGGCACTGGATCGTCGGCACCACCGACACCGACTGGGACCTCGACAAGGCGCACCCGGCCGCGTCCAGCGCCGACATCGACTACCTCCTCGAGCATGTGAACTCGGTGCTCTCGGTGCCGCTCACCCGCGACGACGTCCAGGGCGTGTACGCGGGACTGCGCCCGCTGCTGGCCGGCGAGTCCGACGCCACCAGCAAGCTGTCGCGCGAGCACACCGTCGCCCATCCGGTGCCCGGCCTGGTCGTGGTGGCGGGCGGCAAATACACGACGTACCGGGTGATGGCCAAGGACGCCGTGGACGAGGCGGTGCACGGGCTCGACGCGCGGGTCGCCGAGTGCGTCACCGAGGACGTCCCGCTGCTGGGCGCGGAGGGGTACCGCGCGCTGTGGAACGCGCGGGCGCGGATCGCCGCCCGCACCGGGCTCCATGTGGTGCGCGTGGAGCACCTGTTGAACCGGTACGGCTCGATGGCCGAGGAGGTCCTCGACCTGATCGTCGCCGACCCCTCGCTCGGTGAGGCCCTGCACGCGGCCGACGACTACCTGCGCGCGGAGATCGTGTACGCGGCCTCGCACGAGGGCGCGCGGCACCTGGACGACGTCCTGACCCGGCGCACCCGCATCTCCATCGAGACCTTCGACCGCGGCACCCGCAGCGCCCGCGAGGCGGCCGAGCTGATGGCGCCGGTGCTCGGCTGGGACAAGGACCAGATCGAGCGCGAGGTCGAGCACTACGAGAAGCGGGTCGAGGCGGAGCGGGAGTCGCAGCGCCAGCCGGACGACCTGACGGCGGACGCGGCGCGGCTGGGAGCGCCGGACATCGTGCCGCTCTGAGCCGGCCGGCGGCGAGGGGCACCGAGGGGCACCGAGCGGGATCTCGGTCCGGGCGCCGGTCGTCCTACGGAGTGCGAGGGCAGAACTCGGCGGCGAGCAGCCGGGGTTCGAGTTCGGGGTCGGCGATCGCGTCCGTGTTCACCCGGAAGGTGAGGACACGGCGGCCGTCCTCGGTGGCCGCGGTGCGCACATAGCTGCCGGCGATCCGGCCGTTGTGCCCCCACACCGTGACCCCGCACGGGAGCCGCACCGGGAACAGGCCCATGCCGTACGCGCCGTGTGCGGTCCTGGTGTCCCGCATCTCGCGCAGCCGGCGCGCGGGCAGCAACTCACCGGCGAGCAGCGCCGCGTAGAAGCGGTCCAGGTCGGCGAGGGTGGTCACCAACTCCCCCGCGGCTCCGGCCACCCGCGGGTCGAGGACGGTGACGTCGGTGCCGTCGGCGGAGTAGGCGCGGCCGTGCGGAGCAGGCAGATCGGTACGCGAGCCGGGGAAGGAGGTGCCCGTCAGACCCAGCGGAGCGATGATGCGGCGCTCGGCCTCGGCGGCGTACGAGTCACCGGTGACCTCCCGGATCACCATGCCGAGCAGCACGTAGTTGGTGTTCGAGTACGAGA
The sequence above is a segment of the Streptomyces griseoviridis genome. Coding sequences within it:
- a CDS encoding glycerol-3-phosphate dehydrogenase/oxidase, whose product is MRTATLGPAQRAESLAAMAERELDVLVVGAGVVGAGTALDAVTRGLSTGLVEARDWASGTSSRSSKLIHGGLRYLEMLDFTLVREALKERGLLLERLAPHLVKPVPFLYPLQHKGWERLYAGSGVALYDAMSMARGHGRGLPTHRHLSRRHALRVAPALKKDALVGALQYYDAQMDDARYVATLVRTASSYGAKVANRARVTGFLREGERVVGARVRDVEAGGEYEIRARQVVNATGVWTDDTQAMVGERGQFHVRASKGIHLVVPKDRINSSTGLILRTEKSVLFVIPWGRHWIVGTTDTDWDLDKAHPAASSADIDYLLEHVNSVLSVPLTRDDVQGVYAGLRPLLAGESDATSKLSREHTVAHPVPGLVVVAGGKYTTYRVMAKDAVDEAVHGLDARVAECVTEDVPLLGAEGYRALWNARARIAARTGLHVVRVEHLLNRYGSMAEEVLDLIVADPSLGEALHAADDYLRAEIVYAASHEGARHLDDVLTRRTRISIETFDRGTRSAREAAELMAPVLGWDKDQIEREVEHYEKRVEAERESQRQPDDLTADAARLGAPDIVPL
- a CDS encoding serine hydrolase domain-containing protein; amino-acid sequence: MASFRTLLTLAMACALLALAPTASSAPAPPAADAILPLLVTRGGTARAAALLARESTGTRYAHAGQGVTRADHFRAGSITKTFIATVVLQLADEHRLSLSDTVERYLPGLVRGAGNDGRALTLRALLNHTSGLHDFTSETGGTVPLTPRQAVRLALTHPPAGRGRFSYSNTNYVLLGMVIREVTGDSYAAEAERRIIAPLGLTGTSFPGSRTDLPAPHGRAYSADGTDVTVLDPRVAGAAGELVTTLADLDRFYAALLAGELLPARRLREMRDTRTAHGAYGMGLFPVRLPCGVTVWGHNGRIAGSYVRTAATEDGRRVLTFRVNTDAIADPELEPRLLAAEFCPRTP